The nucleotide sequence AAGGCGGGTACCATGTGCTGGGTGGGGTTATTTCGCCCATTGAAGGCGTGGGCCCCAGCGACCTGCAAATTGATTCGTTGGTGGAGCGTATCAGCGCGCCAAACTCGGAAATCAAAGAAGTGATTCTAGCTATCAGCCCCACAATGGAAGGCGACACCACCGCCTTCTATCTGTCGAGGAGGCTGCGCGATTTTGCGGAAGTGCACATTAGCTCCATTGCCCGCGGCATTCCGATGGGCGGTGAACTGGAATACGCCGACGAAATTACGCTGGGTCGTAGCATTGTTGAGCGGCAGCGCCAGGTGAAGTAAGAACACCGCATCTGCTACTGCACAAGGGCCATCACGGATAGTGGTGGCCCTTTTTTGTGTGCTGCAGATTTCGAGCCGGCTCAAGCAAGAGGGCGTGCAGGTAGCCGTTTCGAGGGGTTCCTGAATACGCGGGGTCTTGCAGTTCATACTGTATATATGGGGCTTGGTGTCTATGTTTGCCTTCCAACTTTTGCTGTTTTCATGCTTACCGTAGAAAAAATAGGGGGTACGTCGATGAGTGCTTTCGGCGACGTACTGCGCAACATTATCCTGTTCAACCGCACCGGCGCTGAACTCTACAACCGAATTTTTGTGGTATCGGCGTACGCTGGGGTCACGAACTGGCTGCTGGAAAACAAGAAAACGGGGGAGCCTGGGGTGTACCACCGCATCACGGAGCACAAGAAATTTCATCAAGCGCTGGCTGAAGTGGCTACCAAGCTGAAAGCCCTAAACCGGCAATATGAGCCGCTGGGCCTGGACTTGGTGGTAGCTGATGCCTTTATTGACCAGCGCATTCAGGACGCGCAAACCTACCTCAACAGCCTCACCAATATTTTGGCTTCCGGCTACGTAAGCAGCTACAATATTCTGCAAGCCGCCCGCGAAATCCTGGCCTCTATCGGCGAGACGCACTCGGCGTTCAACTCAGTCAATATCCTGCAAAACCAAGGCATCAATGCCACGTTGGTGGATTTGAGTGGTTTCCACGACCATAAGTCGTACACCATCGACCAGCGGATTCGGCACGCGTTCAAGCGAATCAACTTCGCCGAGACCATCTGTATCGTGACGGGCTACGTGAAAGGTACCGAAGGCATCATGCGCGAATTCGACCGGGGCTACTCGGAAGTAACGTTCAGCAAGATAGCCGTGGCCGTGAAACCCAAAGAGGCCATCATCCACAAAGAATACCACTTGTGCTCGGCCGACCCGGTTATGGTTGGAGTCGAGAATTGCGAGCCCATTGGCTTCACCAACTACGACGTAGCCGACCAGCTGGCCGACGTAGGCATGGAGGCCATTCACCCCAAGGCGTCGAAGCCGCTGGAAATAAACAAAATCAATCTTCGCATCAAGAACACCTTCGAGCCCGAGCACCCCGGCACGCTCATCACCGAAGACTACGTGTCGCCGCACAAGCGGGTGGAGGTTATTACCGGCACCGAGAAGGTGCTCATCATTGATGTGTATGACCCCTTGATGGTAGGCACCGCCGGGTACGACCTGCACATCATGC is from Hymenobacter tibetensis and encodes:
- the recR gene encoding recombination mediator RecR, whose protein sequence is MDFPSKLIENAVGELSKLPGIGKKTALRLALHLLKAETDTTATLAEALAKMRFDIRYCDTCHNISDTAECTICANKLRDHSTICVVSDIRDVIAIENTGQYKGGYHVLGGVISPIEGVGPSDLQIDSLVERISAPNSEIKEVILAISPTMEGDTTAFYLSRRLRDFAEVHISSIARGIPMGGELEYADEITLGRSIVERQRQVK
- a CDS encoding aspartate kinase, with the protein product MLTVEKIGGTSMSAFGDVLRNIILFNRTGAELYNRIFVVSAYAGVTNWLLENKKTGEPGVYHRITEHKKFHQALAEVATKLKALNRQYEPLGLDLVVADAFIDQRIQDAQTYLNSLTNILASGYVSSYNILQAAREILASIGETHSAFNSVNILQNQGINATLVDLSGFHDHKSYTIDQRIRHAFKRINFAETICIVTGYVKGTEGIMREFDRGYSEVTFSKIAVAVKPKEAIIHKEYHLCSADPVMVGVENCEPIGFTNYDVADQLADVGMEAIHPKASKPLEINKINLRIKNTFEPEHPGTLITEDYVSPHKRVEVITGTEKVLIIDVYDPLMVGTAGYDLHIMQTFFDLGISYTFKATSANSISVVIWEKDFNKKLVQDLQEKYEKITVEKAAMVCLIGSNIDQPGLLAKAAGALAEADINILSAGFALRKVNIQFLIARKDFRSAIISLNKTLFF